The Paracoccus sp. MC1862 genome includes a window with the following:
- the rfbA gene encoding glucose-1-phosphate thymidylyltransferase RfbA: MSRRKGIILAGGSGTRLYPITLGVSKQLLPVYDKPMIYYPLSVLMLTGIREIAIITTPDDQAQFQRLLGDGRQWGIELTWIVQPRPEGLAQAYVLAEEFLAGAPSAMVLGDNIFHGHGLTEMLAQADARQEATVFGYHVADPERYGVVAFDDRGRAVQIIEKPAVPPSNYAVTGLYFLDADASRRARDVTPSERGELEIATLLETYLHEGRLTVERMGRGFAWLDTGTHSSLLDAGNFVRTLEERQGMQSGSPDEAAYQQGWISDVQLRTQAQKFGKTDYGMYLARLLDQVPLA, translated from the coding sequence ATGAGCCGCCGCAAGGGCATCATCCTGGCCGGGGGTTCGGGCACCCGCCTTTACCCGATCACGCTGGGCGTCTCGAAGCAGCTTCTGCCGGTCTATGACAAGCCGATGATCTATTATCCCCTGTCGGTGCTGATGCTGACCGGCATCCGCGAGATTGCGATCATCACCACCCCCGACGACCAAGCGCAGTTCCAGCGGCTGCTGGGCGACGGCCGACAGTGGGGGATCGAACTGACCTGGATCGTGCAGCCCCGGCCCGAGGGGCTGGCGCAAGCCTATGTCCTGGCCGAGGAGTTCCTTGCCGGGGCGCCCTCGGCGATGGTGCTGGGCGACAACATCTTCCACGGCCACGGGCTGACCGAAATGCTGGCGCAGGCCGACGCACGGCAGGAGGCGACGGTCTTCGGCTATCACGTGGCCGATCCCGAACGCTACGGCGTCGTGGCTTTCGACGACAGGGGCCGGGCCGTGCAGATCATCGAGAAGCCCGCGGTGCCGCCCTCGAACTATGCGGTCACCGGGCTTTACTTCCTCGACGCCGATGCCTCGCGTCGTGCCCGCGACGTGACGCCCTCGGAACGTGGCGAACTGGAGATTGCCACCCTGCTGGAAACCTACCTGCACGAGGGCCGGCTGACCGTCGAGCGCATGGGCCGCGGTTTCGCCTGGCTCGACACCGGCACCCACAGCAGCCTGCTGGACGCCGGCAACTTTGTCCGCACACTGGAAGAGCGCCAGGGGATGCAGTCGGGCAGCCCCGACGAGGCCGCCTACCAGCAGGGCTGGATCAGCGACGTGCAACTGCGCACCCAGGCGCAGAAGTTCGGGAAGACCGATTACGGAATGTATCTGGCAAGGCTGCTGGACCAGGTGCCGCTGGCGTGA
- the rfbB gene encoding dTDP-glucose 4,6-dehydratase, translating to MKILVTGGAGFIGSAVVRLAVGRGHEVVNLDALTYAANLESVASVAGSPRYAFEQADIRDRTALDRVFATHRPDAVMHLAAESHVDRSIDGPGAFIETNVTGTCNLLEAARAWWTREGRPEGFRFHHISTDEVFGSLGETGQFTEATPYDPRSPYSASKAASDHLVRAWHETYGLPVVLTNCSNNYGPFHFPEKLVPVVILNALHGREIPVYGDGGNVRDWLYVEDHADALLLCLEQGAVGRSYNIGGENEARNIDLVRTICAHLDDMRPEGGPHDRLIRFVTDRPGHDRRYAIDPTRIRTELDWRPSVTVEEGLKRTVAWYLENEDWWRPLLARQGVGRRLGAG from the coding sequence ATGAAGATCCTCGTGACGGGCGGTGCGGGCTTCATCGGCTCGGCGGTGGTGCGGCTGGCGGTCGGGCGCGGGCATGAGGTCGTGAACCTCGACGCGCTGACCTATGCGGCGAACCTTGAGAGCGTGGCCTCGGTGGCGGGAAGCCCGCGCTACGCCTTCGAGCAGGCCGACATCCGCGACCGCACGGCGCTGGATCGCGTCTTCGCGACGCACCGGCCGGATGCGGTGATGCATCTCGCCGCGGAAAGCCACGTGGACCGCTCGATCGACGGCCCCGGCGCCTTCATCGAGACCAATGTGACCGGCACCTGTAACCTGCTGGAAGCGGCGCGGGCTTGGTGGACGCGCGAGGGCAGGCCCGAGGGCTTCCGCTTTCATCACATCTCAACCGACGAGGTCTTCGGATCGCTCGGCGAGACAGGGCAGTTCACGGAAGCTACGCCCTACGACCCGCGCTCGCCCTATTCGGCGTCCAAGGCGGCATCCGACCATCTGGTGCGCGCCTGGCACGAGACCTACGGGTTGCCGGTGGTGCTGACGAACTGTTCCAACAACTACGGCCCCTTCCACTTCCCCGAGAAGCTGGTGCCGGTGGTGATCCTCAATGCCCTGCACGGGCGCGAGATCCCGGTCTATGGCGATGGCGGCAATGTGCGCGACTGGCTGTATGTCGAGGACCACGCCGATGCGCTGCTGCTGTGCCTCGAACAGGGCGCGGTCGGCCGCAGCTACAACATCGGCGGCGAGAACGAGGCCCGCAACATCGACCTCGTGCGCACCATCTGCGCGCATCTGGACGATATGCGGCCCGAAGGCGGCCCGCATGACCGCCTGATCCGCTTCGTGACTGACCGCCCGGGCCATGACCGGCGCTATGCGATCGACCCGACTCGCATCCGCACCGAACTGGACTGGCGCCCCTCGGTCACGGTCGAGGAAGGGCTGAAGCGCACCGTCGCCTGGTATCTCGAGAACGAGGACTGGTGGCGCCCGCTGCTGGCCCGACAGGGCGTGGGCAGGCGGCTGGGGGCGGGCTGA
- a CDS encoding MarR family winged helix-turn-helix transcriptional regulator yields the protein MRSDPHPIPGGESLLFLTDDQIRRGIEAMYFAYRAFTSDPDLILEEIGYGRAHHRALHFITRDPGLTVTSLLAVLGVTKQSLNRVLRTLIEDGLVDSRIGRRDRRERQLYLTEKGTALERRLSEAQRARVRAAYRAAGPQAVAGFRQVLEAMMDGEMLGQFRALREAPEQRLVPRRTGATG from the coding sequence ATGAGAAGCGACCCCCATCCCATTCCCGGCGGCGAAAGCCTGCTGTTCCTGACCGACGACCAGATCCGGCGTGGCATCGAGGCGATGTATTTCGCCTATCGCGCCTTCACCTCGGACCCCGACCTGATCCTTGAAGAAATCGGCTATGGCCGCGCCCACCATAGGGCGCTGCACTTCATTACCCGCGATCCGGGCCTGACCGTTACCTCGCTGCTGGCAGTGCTGGGCGTGACCAAGCAATCCCTGAACCGCGTGCTGCGGACGCTGATCGAGGACGGGCTGGTGGACAGCCGCATCGGCCGCCGCGACCGGCGCGAGCGCCAGCTTTACCTGACCGAGAAGGGCACGGCGCTGGAACGGCGGCTCTCCGAGGCGCAGCGCGCCCGCGTCCGCGCCGCCTATCGCGCCGCCGGGCCGCAGGCGGTCGCCGGTTTCCGGCAGGTGCTGGAGGCGATGATGGACGGCGAGATGCTGGGCCAGTTCCGCGCCTTGCGCGAAGCGCCGGAACAGCGCCTCGTTCCCCGCCGCACGGGGGCCACGGGATGA
- a CDS encoding branched-chain amino acid aminotransferase, giving the protein MAGSYEDRDGKIWMDGELVDWRDAKVHVLTHALHYASAVFEGERCYDGKIFKSRQHSERLLKSGELIDMDIPWTPEQICEAKRAVLEANGFTNAYVRALAFRGAGPDMGVAASHNPVRLAICTWEWGSYYGDAKWQGAKLDISKWKRPSPETIPAAAKAAGLYMICTMSKHAAEKKGCSDSLFMDYRGYVAEATGANVFFVRDGEIHTPLADAFLNGITRQTVIQMCKDQGMAVHERHILPEEVESFQECFLTGSAAEVTPVAQIGENWHFQVGPTTRKIAESYEALVRA; this is encoded by the coding sequence ATGGCAGGCAGCTACGAAGACCGCGACGGCAAGATCTGGATGGACGGAGAACTGGTCGACTGGCGCGACGCCAAGGTCCATGTCCTGACCCATGCGCTGCACTATGCCAGCGCCGTCTTCGAGGGCGAGCGCTGCTATGACGGCAAGATCTTCAAGTCGCGACAGCATTCCGAGCGCCTGCTGAAGTCGGGCGAGTTGATCGACATGGACATCCCCTGGACGCCCGAGCAGATCTGCGAGGCCAAGCGCGCGGTGCTTGAGGCCAACGGCTTCACCAACGCCTATGTCCGGGCGCTGGCCTTCCGCGGCGCCGGGCCCGACATGGGGGTGGCCGCCAGCCATAACCCGGTGCGGCTGGCCATCTGCACCTGGGAATGGGGCAGCTATTACGGCGACGCCAAGTGGCAGGGCGCGAAGCTCGACATCTCGAAGTGGAAGCGGCCGAGCCCCGAGACGATCCCGGCGGCGGCCAAGGCGGCGGGGCTTTACATGATCTGCACCATGTCCAAGCACGCGGCCGAGAAGAAGGGCTGCTCGGATTCGCTGTTCATGGACTATCGCGGCTATGTGGCCGAGGCGACCGGGGCCAACGTCTTCTTCGTGCGTGATGGGGAGATCCACACGCCGCTGGCCGACGCCTTTCTGAACGGCATCACGCGGCAGACCGTGATCCAGATGTGCAAGGATCAGGGGATGGCCGTGCACGAGCGCCACATCCTGCCCGAAGAAGTGGAGAGCTTTCAGGAATGCTTTCTGACCGGCTCGGCCGCAGAGGTCACGCCTGTCGCCCAGATCGGCGAGAACTGGCATTTCCAGGTGGGGCCGACGACGCGGAAGATCGCCGAAAGCTACGAGGCGCTGGTGCGGGCCTGA
- the rfbD gene encoding dTDP-4-dehydrorhamnose reductase, whose amino-acid sequence MDGLMIFGRTGQVARELARLAPEARFVGRDEADLADPAACAALIREVRPACVINAAAYTAVDRAETEPELARLVNARAPGAMAAACAEAGIPFLHVSTDYVFDGSGEALRREEAPTGPLGAYGQTKLDGERAIAAAGGQWAVLRTSWVFSAHGTNFVRTMRRLGAERERLTIVSDQVGGPTPAGDIAGALLTMARAMVADPAKGGLYHFAGAPDVSWADFAREIFARSGLAPQVVDIPTSAYPTPARRPLNSRLDCGAITRAFGIARPDWRAGLDRVIQELSA is encoded by the coding sequence ATGGACGGTCTGATGATCTTCGGCCGCACGGGGCAGGTGGCGCGGGAACTCGCGCGGCTTGCGCCCGAGGCGCGCTTCGTCGGCCGCGACGAGGCCGACCTGGCCGATCCGGCCGCCTGCGCCGCGCTGATCCGAGAGGTCCGCCCCGCCTGTGTCATCAACGCTGCGGCCTATACCGCGGTGGACCGGGCCGAGACGGAGCCGGAGCTTGCCCGGCTGGTCAATGCCCGGGCGCCGGGTGCCATGGCCGCCGCCTGTGCCGAGGCGGGCATCCCGTTTCTTCATGTCTCGACGGATTATGTCTTTGACGGCTCGGGAGAGGCGCTGCGCCGCGAGGAGGCGCCAACCGGCCCGCTTGGGGCCTATGGACAGACCAAGCTCGATGGCGAGCGCGCCATCGCTGCCGCCGGCGGGCAATGGGCGGTGCTGCGGACAAGCTGGGTCTTCTCGGCGCATGGCACGAATTTCGTCAGGACCATGCGGCGGCTGGGGGCCGAGCGCGAGCGGCTGACCATCGTCTCCGACCAGGTCGGCGGGCCGACGCCCGCGGGTGACATCGCGGGTGCCCTTCTGACGATGGCACGGGCGATGGTGGCCGATCCGGCCAAGGGCGGCCTCTATCACTTCGCGGGCGCGCCCGACGTGAGCTGGGCTGATTTCGCCCGCGAGATCTTCGCCCGCTCGGGTCTCGCGCCGCAGGTCGTGGACATCCCGACCAGCGCCTATCCCACCCCGGCGCGGCGGCCGTTGAACTCGCGCCTTGACTGCGGCGCCATCACCCGCGCCTTCGGCATCGCGCGCCCGGACTGGCGGGCAGGGCTCGATCGCGTCATTCAGGAGCTTTCCGCATGA
- a CDS encoding response regulator: MSNPDAHLLIVDDDERIRTLLRRFLVRNGYYVTTAKDAAQARRLLAGLEFDLIVLDVMMPGEDGITLTRSLRRHSQTPVLLLTAKGDTDDRIAGLESGADDYLPKPFEPRELLLRIAAILRRMPAVENRGPKFLTLGPMRFDTAKGELWSGDTPIHLTGSEQTLMRRLAETPGEAVDRPTLIEELGREPDDAGENSDRAIDVQITRLRRKIEPDPREPRYLQTVRGAGYMLVPD, from the coding sequence ATGAGCAATCCCGACGCTCACCTTCTGATCGTCGATGACGACGAACGCATCCGCACGCTGCTGCGCCGCTTCCTCGTGCGCAACGGCTATTACGTCACGACTGCCAAGGACGCCGCACAGGCCCGCCGCCTGCTGGCAGGGCTGGAGTTCGACCTGATCGTGCTGGACGTGATGATGCCGGGCGAGGACGGGATCACGCTCACCCGATCGCTGCGCCGCCACAGCCAGACCCCGGTCCTGCTGCTGACCGCCAAGGGCGACACCGACGACCGGATCGCGGGACTGGAATCCGGGGCGGACGACTACCTGCCCAAGCCCTTCGAGCCGCGCGAGCTTCTGCTGCGGATCGCCGCCATCCTGCGCCGGATGCCTGCGGTCGAGAACCGGGGTCCCAAGTTCCTGACGCTCGGCCCCATGCGCTTCGACACCGCCAAGGGCGAGTTGTGGAGCGGCGACACGCCCATCCACCTGACCGGCAGCGAGCAGACCCTGATGCGGCGTCTGGCCGAAACGCCGGGCGAGGCCGTGGACCGCCCCACGCTGATCGAGGAACTGGGCCGCGAGCCGGACGACGCGGGCGAGAACTCGGACCGCGCCATCGACGTGCAGATCACCCGCCTGCGCCGCAAGATCGAGCCTGACCCGCGCGAGCCGCGCTACCTGCAGACCGTGCGCGGCGCGGGCTACATGCTGGTGCCGGATTGA